The following are from one region of the Jeongeupia sp. USM3 genome:
- a CDS encoding M23 family metallopeptidase translates to MIYKNTPIEWPLDSNVIRRGSVGNTFGMVRNGGTRAHQGWDFFAPAGTPCYAVAAGKVVFAGDRGDFGGMVVIELAGLGLYAAYAHLSRIDVKQGQAVTLGQRVGTTGCTGNAAGMVGADQHLHFEIRTEPLPGLGLGGRISPLQVFGVCPMTKAEVRHA, encoded by the coding sequence ATGATCTACAAGAACACGCCGATCGAATGGCCGCTGGATAGCAATGTCATCCGCCGAGGTTCGGTCGGCAATACCTTCGGCATGGTGCGCAACGGCGGCACACGGGCGCACCAGGGCTGGGACTTTTTCGCGCCGGCCGGCACGCCGTGCTACGCGGTCGCCGCCGGCAAGGTCGTGTTCGCCGGTGACCGCGGCGATTTCGGCGGGATGGTAGTGATCGAGCTCGCCGGCCTTGGCCTGTATGCGGCCTACGCGCATCTGTCGCGCATCGACGTGAAGCAAGGCCAAGCGGTGACGCTCGGCCAGCGCGTTGGAACGACCGGCTGCACCGGGAACGCTGCGGGCATGGTCGGCGCCGACCAGCACCTGCATTTCGAGATCCGGACGGAGCCGCTGCCCGGGCTTGGCCTTGGCGGGCGCATCAGCCCGCTGCAGGTGTTCGGCGTCTGCCCGATGACGAAAGCCGAGGTGCGCCATGCTTGA
- a CDS encoding phage holin family protein: protein MILLTINALICAAACLRLITYRRDGARHRVLISMLAYVLIVATGTVALRTLLGLYHAPVDPSEVVINAVLCFAVFGVRGNVAELFRIAAGPWDGHERRKEVSP from the coding sequence ATGATCCTGCTGACCATCAATGCACTGATCTGCGCGGCCGCGTGCCTGCGGCTGATCACTTACCGTCGCGACGGCGCCAGGCATCGGGTGCTGATCTCGATGCTGGCCTACGTGCTGATCGTCGCCACCGGCACGGTCGCGCTGCGCACGTTGCTGGGCTTGTATCACGCACCGGTTGACCCGTCCGAGGTCGTAATCAACGCCGTGCTGTGCTTCGCCGTGTTTGGCGTGCGCGGCAACGTCGCCGAGCTGTTCCGCATTGCCGCTGGGCCGTGGGACGGACACGAGCGGCGCAAGGAGGTGTCACCATGA
- a CDS encoding putative holin: MTEPVASGAGAWAVYAGVLSVTALSGEQAGIVLGAFVGAMVFATLRAEMTVREKVWQGVLSWVLGMIGAETAAKAVAKVSLGAVEPSNPVGAVIAATVSLILLRGLMKLADGNLLNSLIGRGGAK; encoded by the coding sequence ATGACTGAACCAGTTGCAAGCGGCGCTGGCGCTTGGGCGGTTTACGCCGGCGTTCTGAGCGTCACGGCGCTGTCGGGTGAACAGGCCGGCATCGTGCTTGGTGCCTTCGTCGGCGCGATGGTATTCGCCACGCTGCGCGCGGAAATGACCGTGCGTGAGAAGGTCTGGCAGGGCGTGCTGAGCTGGGTGCTCGGCATGATCGGCGCCGAGACGGCAGCCAAGGCCGTCGCCAAGGTGTCGCTTGGCGCTGTCGAGCCAAGCAACCCGGTCGGTGCCGTCATCGCAGCCACGGTGTCGCTGATCCTGCTGCGCGGCCTGATGAAGCTGGCCGACGGCAACCTGCTGAACAGCCTGATCGGCCGGGGAGGTGCGAAATGA
- a CDS encoding DUF4376 domain-containing protein: MFFYAKSTSGFYDAAIHGDAIPADAVEISVETHTALLSAQATGKHIVADASGQPIAIDPPPPSLDDIRVAALSTLPAWESTERAAGLDHASHRWRTTPEALQDIRDALLAGIVPGDVWVDADRAAVPTTLAQLQALWAVCVTRGAEIYQRRLTMEVEIATMTRGQLEVFTPGWPV, encoded by the coding sequence ATGTTTTTTTACGCAAAATCAACCAGCGGCTTCTACGATGCCGCCATTCACGGTGACGCGATTCCGGCAGATGCCGTAGAGATCAGCGTCGAGACGCATACCGCGCTGCTTTCAGCGCAGGCTACGGGCAAGCACATCGTTGCCGACGCTAGTGGTCAGCCGATTGCCATTGATCCGCCACCTCCGTCGCTTGATGACATACGCGTCGCCGCACTGTCCACGCTGCCCGCCTGGGAAAGCACCGAGCGCGCAGCCGGCCTCGACCACGCCAGCCACCGCTGGCGCACCACGCCGGAAGCCCTGCAGGACATCCGCGACGCGCTGCTCGCCGGCATTGTGCCCGGCGACGTCTGGGTGGATGCGGATCGCGCAGCCGTGCCGACGACGCTGGCCCAGTTGCAAGCGCTGTGGGCCGTGTGCGTCACGCGCGGGGCCGAGATCTACCAGCGCCGGCTGACGATGGAGGTCGAGATCGCGACGATGACCCGCGGCCAGCTTGAGGTATTCACCCCGGGCTGGCCGGTATAG
- a CDS encoding YmfQ family protein, which yields MAELMSAGQAADAIDALFPPGPAWRSDGSLPQLYCQAWAEEVVRFCNRLSALLGECDPGTANELMPDWERVLGLPDECSVGAPSLEARRLAAAAKYTMTGGQSRGYFIGIAAQLGYPNATITEFHARRYGRARMGGRYGGWGWQFVWQLNLPASQVLPRKSGAPFGDRYQSWGDAQLECTINKLKPAHTRVFFSYGGV from the coding sequence ATGGCTGAGCTGATGTCCGCGGGTCAAGCGGCAGATGCGATTGATGCGCTATTCCCACCCGGGCCGGCGTGGCGCAGCGATGGCAGCCTGCCGCAGCTGTATTGCCAGGCGTGGGCCGAAGAGGTTGTCCGATTCTGTAACCGGCTGTCCGCCCTGCTGGGCGAGTGCGATCCCGGGACGGCGAACGAGCTGATGCCGGATTGGGAGCGCGTGCTTGGCCTGCCGGATGAATGCTCGGTTGGTGCGCCATCGCTGGAGGCGCGTCGCCTTGCGGCCGCTGCGAAATACACGATGACCGGGGGGCAATCCCGCGGCTACTTCATCGGCATCGCGGCACAGTTGGGTTACCCGAATGCCACGATCACTGAATTTCACGCACGCCGCTATGGTCGAGCCCGGATGGGAGGGCGCTACGGCGGTTGGGGGTGGCAATTCGTCTGGCAGCTCAACCTGCCTGCATCGCAGGTGCTGCCGCGCAAGAGCGGTGCGCCATTCGGCGATCGATATCAAAGCTGGGGTGATGCCCAGCTCGAATGCACGATCAACAAACTCAAGCCCGCGCATACGCGGGTTTTCTTTTCTTATGGTGGTGTCTGA
- a CDS encoding baseplate J/gp47 family protein, whose product MPFGRPDLPVLIERTRNDVVSRLDGDPLRRADAEVSARVQAGLFHELYGLVSWVADQLFADTADESELVRHANRWGVPRKDAAAAYGTAWLLGQPGAIVRAATVLQRADGVQYFTRADVVIGAVGVEAVVQAVELGAAGNAAGPVALTPVSPVAGLASVSSVAGFGGGADVEALPDWRARILDRQRRPPHGGNIDDYRRWALEVAGVTRAWPLAGYMGLGAVGVLVLRDGDANPIPDAAALALIQSYLDMVRPVTAEVKAIAPVASIVPLSIRLRPDSIANRAAVSASLASFFRRVPVPGARLERSNLVEAISLATGEESHDLVSPAASVDCGPLELATMGGITWLS is encoded by the coding sequence ATGCCGTTTGGGCGTCCTGATTTGCCGGTACTGATCGAGCGCACGCGTAACGACGTAGTGTCCCGCCTCGATGGTGACCCGTTGCGGCGGGCTGATGCGGAAGTATCCGCCCGTGTGCAGGCGGGCTTGTTTCACGAACTCTACGGACTTGTCTCATGGGTCGCCGATCAGTTGTTCGCCGATACCGCGGATGAATCCGAGCTGGTCCGCCACGCCAACCGCTGGGGTGTGCCGCGCAAGGATGCGGCAGCGGCTTATGGTACGGCCTGGCTGCTGGGTCAGCCCGGCGCCATTGTGCGGGCGGCGACCGTGCTGCAGCGCGCTGATGGCGTGCAGTATTTCACTAGGGCGGATGTGGTGATCGGAGCTGTCGGTGTCGAAGCTGTTGTGCAAGCTGTTGAGCTTGGCGCAGCCGGAAACGCCGCGGGCCCGGTTGCGTTGACGCCGGTCTCGCCGGTGGCAGGTTTGGCCTCGGTGAGTAGTGTCGCCGGCTTCGGTGGTGGCGCAGACGTCGAAGCGTTGCCCGATTGGCGCGCGCGGATTCTGGATCGCCAGCGCCGGCCGCCGCACGGCGGAAATATCGACGACTACCGTCGTTGGGCGCTCGAGGTCGCCGGTGTGACCCGAGCCTGGCCATTAGCTGGGTATATGGGGCTGGGTGCCGTTGGCGTGCTGGTGTTGCGTGATGGTGACGCCAATCCTATTCCCGACGCCGCGGCCTTGGCGCTGATTCAATCGTATCTGGATATGGTCCGGCCGGTTACTGCCGAAGTGAAGGCCATTGCACCGGTTGCGAGCATCGTGCCGTTGTCGATTCGCCTCCGGCCGGATTCGATCGCGAACCGGGCTGCAGTGAGCGCTTCGCTGGCATCTTTCTTCCGGCGCGTGCCGGTGCCCGGAGCGCGGCTCGAGCGCTCTAATCTGGTCGAGGCCATTTCACTGGCGACGGGGGAGGAATCGCACGATCTTGTTTCCCCGGCTGCAAGTGTTGATTGCGGGCCGCTCGAGTTGGCAACGATGGGGGGCATTACATGGCTGAGCTGA
- a CDS encoding phage GP46 family protein, whose translation MSTLPILVDGLAVDPNGPAADPLVRAVVISLFTWRLAEPSDLPAAVDRRGFWGDIAPPVPNDRIGSRLWLLGREKLTSDIPLRAEDYAREALAWLVDDGVARGVDVSARRLGLDGLQLNVVVHRPSGSLQIRIDQLWEVLTHAVWAS comes from the coding sequence ATGAGTACGCTACCGATTCTCGTCGATGGCCTTGCCGTTGATCCGAACGGGCCGGCGGCCGATCCGCTGGTGCGGGCCGTGGTCATCAGTCTGTTTACCTGGCGGCTGGCCGAGCCGTCGGATTTGCCGGCCGCTGTGGATCGCCGCGGCTTCTGGGGCGACATTGCGCCGCCGGTGCCGAACGATCGTATTGGTTCACGTCTGTGGCTACTTGGACGGGAAAAACTGACTTCCGATATTCCCTTGCGGGCCGAAGATTATGCACGCGAGGCGTTGGCTTGGCTGGTCGACGATGGTGTTGCCCGGGGCGTCGACGTTTCGGCGCGCCGGCTTGGGCTGGATGGTCTGCAGCTGAATGTCGTCGTGCACCGCCCTTCCGGGTCGCTGCAGATCCGGATTGATCAACTTTGGGAGGTGCTGACTCATGCCGTTTGGGCGTCCTGA
- a CDS encoding phage baseplate assembly protein V — MQRLVTKMLAPAQRAIANLLARGAVVLARAGGKGQVLQVRLLDGEVAELEHLEAYGSTSCPLPGAEAVAAFLGGDRGHGVVLVAADRRYRIKGLKAGEVCIYTDEGDTIWLKRGRLVEVSTRELRINASELVQINAQKVVMNAPLVETSALFKAGGDIVDNAGSNGRTVAGMRQVFDGHDHNERNVSGGPTAKPSQVMA; from the coding sequence ATGCAGCGACTGGTTACAAAAATGCTGGCGCCGGCGCAACGGGCCATCGCCAATCTGCTGGCGCGCGGTGCCGTGGTGCTGGCGCGCGCTGGCGGCAAGGGGCAGGTGCTGCAGGTGCGCTTGCTCGACGGCGAGGTCGCCGAGCTCGAGCACCTCGAGGCGTACGGGTCGACCAGCTGCCCGCTGCCGGGCGCAGAAGCGGTTGCGGCCTTTCTCGGTGGTGATCGTGGTCATGGTGTGGTGCTGGTCGCGGCGGATCGGCGTTACCGGATCAAGGGGCTCAAGGCGGGCGAGGTCTGTATCTACACCGACGAGGGCGACACGATCTGGCTCAAGCGTGGCCGGCTGGTCGAGGTCAGCACCCGGGAGTTGCGGATCAACGCCAGCGAGCTGGTGCAGATCAACGCCCAGAAGGTGGTGATGAATGCGCCGCTGGTCGAGACGTCGGCGCTGTTCAAGGCTGGCGGCGACATCGTCGATAACGCCGGCTCGAACGGTCGGACCGTGGCCGGAATGCGGCAGGTATTCGACGGCCACGACCACAACGAACGCAACGTCAGTGGCGGGCCGACCGCCAAACCGAGCCAGGTGATGGCATGA
- a CDS encoding phage baseplate assembly protein, with protein MNDPNQEARNRVRLYVGGVPYHGWTSVRITAGVERQARDFELGVIARWPATELAKVRQKVRVGDWCQVFIGDDLVLSGWVDATPVEYDDKQIDAGVKGRSRTCDLVDCSAINRPGRWAGQSVLVIAQALAQPYGVAVRDLSGKGAIRVSTFAIEQGETVYEAIDRLLRPWQLFASDNGRGELELLKIGVGRASDRLELGVNIWRGGAQQDAKDRFSEYVVKGQRVADDEVFGGAASEIRADARDTGMGRRRVLMLTQSGDATAATCSERARFERDVRAAKSMEAEYTVVGWRQQDGALWRPNLLVKVVDPLIGFNAELLIVEAEYSLSDEGLLCRLRVGLPDGYRPEPPDLDKARKKDGKTDGVPKGATLVEFPMPTATANAKPQKVTFKPEK; from the coding sequence ATGAACGATCCGAATCAGGAGGCGCGCAATCGCGTCCGGCTCTATGTTGGCGGCGTGCCGTATCACGGCTGGACGTCGGTGCGGATTACGGCGGGCGTCGAGCGACAGGCGCGGGATTTCGAGCTTGGCGTCATCGCGCGTTGGCCGGCTACCGAGCTGGCAAAGGTGCGCCAGAAGGTCAGGGTGGGCGACTGGTGCCAAGTCTTCATTGGCGATGACCTCGTCCTGTCGGGGTGGGTTGATGCGACGCCGGTCGAATACGACGACAAGCAGATCGACGCCGGAGTGAAAGGCCGGAGCCGGACCTGCGACTTGGTCGACTGCTCTGCAATCAATCGGCCCGGTCGTTGGGCGGGGCAGTCGGTACTGGTCATCGCGCAAGCACTGGCGCAGCCCTATGGCGTCGCGGTGCGTGATCTGTCCGGCAAGGGCGCGATCCGGGTGTCGACGTTCGCGATCGAGCAGGGCGAAACGGTCTACGAGGCGATCGACCGCCTGTTACGACCGTGGCAGCTGTTCGCATCGGACAACGGCCGTGGCGAGCTCGAGCTGCTCAAGATCGGCGTGGGCCGGGCGAGCGACCGGCTCGAACTGGGCGTCAACATCTGGCGCGGCGGCGCCCAGCAGGATGCCAAGGACCGCTTCAGCGAGTACGTCGTCAAGGGGCAGCGCGTTGCCGATGACGAGGTGTTCGGCGGTGCTGCTAGCGAGATCCGTGCCGACGCGCGCGATACCGGCATGGGCCGCCGCCGGGTGCTGATGCTGACCCAGTCCGGTGACGCAACCGCCGCAACGTGCAGCGAACGGGCGCGGTTCGAGCGGGATGTACGTGCCGCCAAGTCGATGGAAGCCGAATACACCGTCGTCGGCTGGCGTCAGCAGGATGGTGCGCTGTGGCGGCCGAATCTGCTGGTGAAGGTGGTCGACCCGCTGATCGGCTTCAACGCCGAACTGCTGATCGTCGAAGCCGAGTATTCGCTGTCGGACGAGGGCTTGCTGTGCCGGTTGCGGGTTGGCCTTCCCGATGGTTATCGGCCCGAGCCGCCCGATCTGGACAAGGCGCGAAAAAAAGACGGCAAAACCGATGGCGTGCCCAAGGGGGCGACGCTGGTCGAGTTTCCGATGCCGACGGCAACGGCGAATGCCAAGCCGCAGAAAGTCACATTCAAACCGGAGAAATGA
- a CDS encoding DNA circularization protein: MASWTEKLRPASFRGVGFEVDSLEGEGGRRVQIHEFPQRDEPLAEDLGRRARGFAIEAFLHGADFMVQLDKLLTALETAGPGELIHPLHGTLQVQVEEYRYRVERGEGRYVAVSIGLHEVGERKYPSAAADTQLASLNAADRGELAETDAFGRVFNMQGLPDWSYDQVGSALFGGLDRVSTAFGQVQSAVSAGIAVLKGDWQRLLPSELAGRVFGLVGQVRTLAMPLRAGESSGDGVMQSAPVRSDPVSVTPVSLIAARPEPLLPAAVTGSEVEDRTAVNVAAVTALLDVAVTVEAVRLAAVLPWPISDDAEAASNAVADALDDLAGRVDGQRYRPVVQLRIAAVKDLGERARNGIPLGEYRAQACQPSLVIAHRLYRDAARAGEIVDRNRVVNPLRVPPVLLKVLSR; encoded by the coding sequence ATGGCGTCCTGGACGGAAAAACTCAGGCCGGCCAGTTTTCGAGGCGTTGGCTTCGAGGTCGACTCGCTCGAGGGCGAGGGCGGGCGGCGCGTGCAAATACACGAGTTTCCGCAGCGTGACGAACCGCTGGCCGAAGACTTGGGACGGCGCGCTCGCGGCTTTGCTATCGAGGCGTTTCTGCATGGCGCCGATTTCATGGTGCAGCTCGACAAGCTGCTGACCGCGCTGGAAACGGCCGGGCCGGGTGAGCTGATCCACCCGTTGCACGGCACGTTGCAGGTGCAGGTCGAGGAGTATCGCTATCGCGTCGAGCGCGGTGAGGGGCGTTACGTCGCCGTCAGCATCGGCCTGCATGAAGTGGGCGAGCGGAAATATCCGTCGGCTGCGGCGGATACGCAGCTGGCCAGTCTGAACGCGGCCGATCGGGGGGAGTTGGCCGAGACCGATGCCTTCGGGCGGGTTTTCAATATGCAGGGACTGCCCGACTGGTCTTACGACCAAGTCGGCAGCGCGTTGTTTGGCGGTCTTGACCGGGTGTCGACGGCATTCGGTCAGGTGCAGTCGGCGGTCAGTGCCGGAATCGCCGTGCTCAAGGGAGATTGGCAGCGGCTGCTGCCGTCCGAGCTGGCGGGCCGGGTGTTCGGGCTGGTCGGGCAGGTCCGCACCTTGGCCATGCCCTTGCGTGCCGGGGAGTCATCCGGCGATGGGGTGATGCAGTCGGCGCCGGTTCGGTCCGACCCGGTCAGCGTGACGCCGGTGTCGTTGATTGCCGCACGCCCTGAGCCGTTGCTGCCGGCCGCTGTGACTGGTAGCGAGGTCGAAGACAGAACGGCCGTCAATGTTGCGGCCGTGACTGCGCTGCTCGACGTCGCCGTGACGGTCGAGGCCGTACGGCTGGCCGCGGTGCTGCCCTGGCCGATCAGCGACGACGCCGAGGCAGCAAGCAATGCGGTGGCTGACGCGCTGGACGATCTTGCCGGGCGGGTCGATGGCCAGCGTTATCGGCCAGTGGTCCAGTTGCGGATTGCCGCCGTCAAGGATCTGGGTGAGCGGGCGCGCAATGGCATTCCGCTGGGGGAATACCGCGCGCAAGCCTGCCAGCCGTCGCTGGTGATCGCCCATCGCCTGTATCGGGACGCGGCTCGGGCTGGCGAAATCGTCGACCGCAATCGCGTCGTCAATCCGCTGCGGGTGCCGCCGGTGCTGCTCAAGGTGCTGTCACGATGA
- a CDS encoding tape measure protein, which yields MADKFELKALITVVDKLTPTFKKINRAVGGQMKAVSGVVGSVGGLGEATRTALAPLAALAGAAGVGSVAALGAAVIGTSAKFEKFTAILETIEGSAEKAKQSMEWVSDFATKTPYELDEVTDAFVRLKSYGIDPQSGALKAAGDAAAAMGKPLGQAVEALADALTGENERLKEMGVRTSKVGDKIYYKWVENGKDIYAVAKANSAAQIQAVVTGIWNRRYQGAMDRLSDAWDGTVSNLKDSYSRFMLQIGKAGVFDFLKGKLKGVLATMNRLQADGTLDRWAKKISDGMIDLAHAVGDLFSGISLDDVIAGFRSFFTAIGDAIRAVGGLKNALLIVMALFAAPFVAAVLGVAASLVSFAGAAFSLGKTLLSLLPILNMLRTAAMAMMIFAAANPVLLAVVAAVVLLAGAAYLLWRHWDKVSAFFADFFPNLWRLAGYAIGYLVGLFAKFGPQVWAAVTGAFGALAKWLGAALAALGPMALAALAGLVDVFVRIWDSPQQALQAFLDWSFGKLGAWVDRIKGVFDTVKGWLGQFGEGFKVGFDDATRPADDKGSAPNLVQSAPGRGSPLLQAGKAQVSGQVDVRFSNTPPGTRVSAPQSRGGVAINPDVGYSSMVLGG from the coding sequence ATGGCGGATAAATTCGAGCTGAAGGCGCTGATCACGGTCGTGGACAAGCTCACGCCGACATTCAAGAAAATCAACCGTGCCGTTGGCGGCCAGATGAAGGCGGTCAGCGGCGTGGTCGGCAGTGTCGGCGGCTTGGGCGAAGCCACCCGCACGGCGCTGGCGCCATTGGCTGCGTTGGCCGGCGCGGCGGGCGTCGGCAGCGTCGCCGCGCTGGGTGCTGCGGTCATCGGCACCAGTGCCAAGTTCGAGAAGTTCACGGCGATACTCGAAACCATCGAGGGTTCGGCAGAGAAGGCGAAGCAGTCGATGGAGTGGGTCAGTGACTTTGCGACCAAAACACCTTACGAGCTGGACGAGGTGACGGATGCCTTCGTACGGCTCAAGAGCTACGGGATCGATCCGCAGTCCGGTGCCCTCAAGGCGGCGGGCGATGCCGCGGCCGCAATGGGCAAGCCGCTCGGCCAGGCGGTCGAGGCGCTGGCCGATGCGCTGACCGGCGAAAACGAGCGCCTCAAAGAGATGGGTGTGCGCACCAGTAAGGTCGGGGACAAAATTTATTACAAGTGGGTCGAGAACGGTAAGGATATATACGCGGTGGCCAAGGCGAATAGCGCGGCGCAGATCCAGGCGGTGGTGACCGGGATCTGGAACCGGCGGTATCAGGGCGCGATGGACAGGCTCTCGGATGCCTGGGATGGCACGGTTTCCAATCTCAAGGATTCGTATAGCCGATTCATGCTGCAGATCGGCAAGGCTGGCGTGTTCGATTTTCTCAAGGGCAAGCTCAAAGGCGTGCTCGCGACCATGAATCGGCTGCAGGCCGACGGCACGCTCGACCGCTGGGCCAAGAAAATCAGCGACGGCATGATCGACCTGGCGCATGCCGTCGGCGATCTGTTTTCCGGCATCTCGCTGGACGACGTGATTGCCGGATTCCGCTCGTTCTTTACCGCGATCGGTGACGCAATCCGCGCGGTGGGTGGGCTCAAGAATGCCTTGCTGATCGTGATGGCCTTGTTCGCCGCGCCGTTCGTGGCGGCGGTGCTGGGTGTGGCGGCTTCGCTGGTTTCGTTTGCGGGTGCGGCCTTCAGCCTCGGCAAAACGTTGCTGAGCCTGCTGCCCATCCTGAACATGCTGCGCACGGCGGCCATGGCGATGATGATCTTCGCCGCGGCCAACCCGGTGCTGCTGGCTGTGGTCGCCGCCGTGGTCTTGCTGGCCGGTGCGGCCTATCTGCTCTGGCGGCATTGGGACAAGGTCTCGGCCTTCTTCGCCGATTTCTTTCCGAATCTCTGGCGGCTGGCCGGCTATGCCATCGGCTATCTGGTCGGACTGTTCGCCAAGTTCGGCCCGCAGGTATGGGCGGCCGTCACCGGTGCGTTCGGCGCGCTGGCCAAGTGGCTTGGCGCGGCACTCGCGGCTCTCGGCCCCATGGCCTTGGCGGCGCTGGCTGGCTTGGTCGATGTCTTCGTCCGGATCTGGGATTCGCCGCAGCAGGCGCTGCAGGCGTTTCTGGACTGGTCGTTCGGCAAGCTCGGCGCGTGGGTCGACCGCATCAAGGGTGTGTTCGACACGGTCAAGGGCTGGCTCGGCCAGTTCGGCGAAGGTTTCAAGGTCGGGTTCGACGATGCGACCAGGCCCGCCGACGACAAAGGGTCGGCTCCGAATCTGGTGCAGTCGGCGCCGGGACGGGGTAGTCCGCTACTGCAGGCCGGCAAGGCGCAGGTCAGCGGCCAGGTGGATGTCCGGTTCTCGAATACGCCGCCGGGTACGCGGGTCAGTGCGCCGCAGTCGCGGGGTGGCGTGGCGATCAATCCCGACGTCGGGTACAGCAGCATGGTGTTGGGGGGGTGA
- a CDS encoding phage tail assembly protein has translation MNITVKLSAPVRAHGEEVNELVLRAPTGKDIREVGLPYAIGDGRVLFESAVIAQFAVRLAGVPMSAIDALSPADWQSVMTAVVGFFGQDLAEAAPTS, from the coding sequence ATGAACATCACTGTGAAACTGAGTGCGCCGGTACGTGCGCATGGCGAGGAAGTGAACGAGCTGGTCCTGCGTGCGCCGACCGGCAAGGACATCCGTGAGGTGGGCTTGCCCTATGCAATCGGCGACGGCCGCGTGCTGTTCGAATCGGCGGTGATCGCTCAGTTCGCCGTGCGGCTGGCGGGCGTGCCGATGTCGGCGATCGACGCGCTGTCGCCGGCGGACTGGCAGTCCGTCATGACGGCGGTGGTCGGTTTTTTCGGGCAGGACTTGGCGGAGGCGGCACCGACGAGCTGA
- a CDS encoding phage tail tube protein → MGTKNRLAGTCYIKVGGAQLDVQGGVEAPISTISRESLVALNQRVVGYKESTTAPYVKVSAFVGKDFPIGDLTSNDDMTVTAEFANGRVYVLRNAWLTEGSAYSAEDGTVELQFEGKEGIWQ, encoded by the coding sequence ATGGGTACCAAAAACCGCTTGGCGGGTACGTGCTACATCAAGGTCGGCGGCGCGCAGCTCGACGTGCAGGGCGGCGTCGAGGCGCCGATCTCCACGATCAGCCGCGAATCGCTGGTGGCACTGAATCAGCGCGTGGTCGGTTACAAGGAGTCGACCACGGCACCGTATGTGAAGGTGTCGGCCTTCGTGGGCAAGGACTTCCCGATCGGCGATCTGACCAGCAATGACGACATGACCGTGACGGCCGAGTTTGCCAACGGCAGGGTCTACGTGCTGCGCAACGCCTGGCTGACCGAAGGCTCGGCCTACAGTGCCGAAGACGGCACGGTCGAGTTGCAATTCGAAGGCAAGGAAGGGATCTGGCAATGA